A part of Tardiphaga sp. vice304 genomic DNA contains:
- a CDS encoding NAD-dependent epimerase/dehydratase family protein, with protein MRILITGAGGFIGQTLTRVLLQNGHLKNRAGETAAIAEILLLDTRLPACSDRRLKPLQADLSSPATLQAIAQWQPDSVFHLAAVLASAAELDPVHSLAINVSALAELIGAIGNKEAAPRLIFPSSIAVFGGLLPDHVDDDHLQRPQTSYGTQKAIAELMLSDATRHGVVDARALRLPIVLVHPGPPTQSVSDRIAAMVRDSAAGRPAVCPLRPDTKVAVVSAQTAVQNLITLHDADPVRLRGKRMLNQPGLTVNMMEIVESIGRVIGPPDIGFAPDAALKKIVDGWPKGFISTRAPSVGLVADTSFDDIVLNYLSFLATGKSAA; from the coding sequence ATGCGGATTCTCATCACCGGCGCCGGCGGTTTTATCGGCCAGACCCTGACGCGCGTTCTGTTGCAGAACGGGCACCTCAAGAACCGCGCCGGCGAAACCGCAGCCATCGCGGAGATCCTGCTGCTCGACACAAGGCTGCCGGCCTGCTCCGATCGCCGGCTGAAGCCGCTGCAGGCCGACCTCAGCTCGCCCGCGACGCTACAGGCGATCGCACAATGGCAGCCGGACAGCGTGTTTCATCTCGCCGCCGTGCTGGCCAGCGCCGCCGAACTGGATCCGGTCCATAGTCTGGCCATCAACGTCTCGGCGCTGGCGGAACTGATCGGCGCGATCGGCAACAAGGAAGCAGCGCCACGGCTGATCTTTCCAAGCTCGATTGCCGTATTCGGCGGCCTGCTGCCGGATCATGTCGACGACGACCATCTGCAACGTCCGCAGACCTCCTATGGCACACAGAAGGCAATCGCCGAGCTGATGCTGTCGGACGCAACTAGGCACGGCGTGGTCGATGCCCGGGCGCTGCGGCTGCCGATCGTGCTGGTGCATCCCGGCCCGCCGACGCAATCGGTGTCGGACCGTATCGCAGCGATGGTGCGCGACAGCGCCGCAGGCCGCCCCGCGGTCTGTCCGCTGCGGCCCGACACCAAGGTCGCCGTCGTCTCGGCACAGACCGCGGTACAAAACCTGATCACGCTGCACGATGCCGACCCCGTGAGGCTGCGCGGCAAGCGTATGCTGAACCAGCCGGGTCTGACGGTGAACATGATGGAGATCGTGGAATCGATCGGCCGCGTGATCGGCCCGCCCGATATCGGCTTTGCACCGGACGCCGCGCTGAAAAAAATTGTCGATGGCTGGCCGAAAGGCTTTATTTCCACCCGTGCGCCCTCAGTCGGCCTCGTTGCCGACACCAGTTTCGATGATATCGTCCTGAATTATCTTTCCTTCCTCGCAACCGGCAAATCCGCGGCATGA
- a CDS encoding TolC family outer membrane protein — MIRNHGRSGLAASRVLRTGLALGVIGCSVVAVGAARAETVAEALARAYQSNPQLNAERARQRATDENVPQALAGYRPQVNATLGYGLQAVRNLLVDNTIAGATLKPWTIGVTVTQTLYNGNKTANSVRVAEAQVQSGREALRNVGQGVLLDAVIAYTNVLANQSLVEAQRANVTSLKETLGIAQKRLNAGDVTPTDASQAEARLARGQADLNAAEVNLAISQATYAAVIGAAPSRLSPAEPMDRLLPRSREDAVALAFKGHPAVLAAGFDVDVATTTIKVAESSLLPTITLQGSASRSRDSDPTLGTFGTDQASIIGQLNAPIYDGGLAAAQTRQAKELSSVSRLVLEQVRNQARTAATAAWVSNEGAKAAVTAAEAEVRAAGVALTGVLRETQSGQRTTVDALNSQQDLVSAKARLIGSQRDRVIASYSLLSAIGRLDVKSLGLNTPDYLPEVHYHQVRDAWHGLRTPGGK; from the coding sequence ATGATTCGGAATCACGGGAGATCGGGCCTCGCTGCTTCGCGCGTGCTCCGCACGGGCCTCGCGCTGGGCGTAATCGGCTGCAGCGTTGTGGCGGTCGGCGCAGCGCGCGCCGAGACCGTCGCGGAAGCGCTGGCACGGGCCTATCAGTCCAATCCGCAGTTGAACGCGGAACGCGCCAGGCAGCGCGCCACCGACGAGAACGTGCCGCAGGCGCTGGCCGGTTACCGGCCGCAGGTCAATGCGACGCTCGGCTACGGCCTGCAGGCGGTGCGCAACCTGCTGGTCGACAACACCATCGCGGGCGCCACGCTGAAACCGTGGACGATCGGCGTCACCGTCACCCAGACGCTCTATAACGGCAACAAGACCGCCAACAGCGTCCGCGTTGCCGAGGCGCAGGTGCAGTCCGGCCGCGAAGCGCTGCGCAATGTCGGCCAGGGCGTGCTGCTCGATGCCGTGATTGCCTATACCAATGTGCTCGCCAACCAGTCGCTGGTCGAGGCGCAACGCGCCAACGTCACCTCGCTGAAGGAAACGCTGGGCATCGCGCAGAAGCGACTCAATGCCGGCGACGTCACCCCGACCGACGCGTCGCAGGCCGAGGCCCGCCTCGCGCGCGGCCAGGCCGACCTCAACGCCGCCGAAGTCAATCTGGCGATCAGCCAGGCGACCTATGCCGCGGTGATCGGCGCCGCGCCATCGCGGCTCAGCCCGGCCGAGCCGATGGACCGCCTGCTGCCGCGCAGCCGGGAGGATGCCGTCGCGCTGGCATTCAAGGGCCACCCCGCCGTGCTCGCCGCCGGCTTCGACGTCGACGTCGCCACCACCACGATCAAGGTCGCCGAAAGCAGCCTGCTGCCGACCATCACCTTGCAGGGCAGCGCCAGCCGCTCGCGCGATTCCGACCCGACGCTGGGTACGTTCGGCACCGACCAGGCCTCGATCATCGGCCAGTTGAACGCGCCGATCTATGATGGCGGCCTCGCCGCGGCGCAGACAAGGCAGGCCAAGGAACTGTCGTCGGTGAGTCGTCTGGTGCTCGAGCAGGTCCGCAACCAGGCGCGCACCGCGGCCACCGCCGCCTGGGTCTCGAACGAAGGCGCCAAGGCGGCGGTCACCGCCGCCGAAGCCGAAGTCCGCGCCGCCGGCGTGGCGCTGACGGGCGTGCTGCGCGAAACGCAGAGCGGCCAGCGCACCACGGTCGATGCGCTGAATTCGCAGCAGGATCTGGTGTCGGCAAAGGCCCGCCTGATCGGCTCGCAACGCGACCGCGTGATCGCCTCCTATTCGCTGCTCAGCGCGATCGGCCGCCTAGACGTCAAGTCGCTCGGCCTCAACACCCCGGACTACCTGCCCGAGGTGCACTACCACCAGGTCCGCGACGCCTGGCACGGTCTGCGCACACCGGGCGGGAAGTAG
- a CDS encoding flavin-containing monooxygenase codes for MTQTSADICIIGAGSSGIAVAKALNDKGLAFEICEKGSDIGGMWRYGNDNGLSCAYRSLHIDTSRENLGYSDFPIAADKPDFLSHQDLLAYLEAYADRFNARSSIRFNCEVTAVAKERLGWRVTTMQDGVEDTRHYGAVIVANGHLWDPRWPSFPGTFSGTTIHSSQYRTAQPFDDKKVLVVGIGNSAVDIAVDLCRRASHVTLSTRTGAHIMPKYLMGIPVDRWSAFLTRQLRLPTQVARRIMARLIYLAVGNQARFGVPKPKHPMWREHATLSQELLPYAGHGWVSFRPNIETLDGDAVVFTDGRREPFDAIIYATGYKTSFPFLAPEIFAVPENGGMVELYRRIAPPNQPGLFFAGLVQPIGPTIPLVEIQARWIAAVLSGRVTLPDVAEMALEVRSFHQQQLHTWLPSARYTLEVDFKDYAAELNGDIASAARGRSAAAK; via the coding sequence ATGACCCAGACTTCCGCCGACATCTGCATCATCGGCGCCGGCTCCTCCGGCATCGCCGTGGCCAAGGCGCTGAACGACAAGGGGCTCGCCTTCGAGATTTGCGAGAAGGGCTCCGACATCGGCGGCATGTGGCGCTACGGCAATGACAACGGCCTGTCCTGCGCCTATCGCAGCCTGCACATCGACACCAGCCGCGAAAATCTCGGCTATTCCGACTTTCCGATTGCCGCCGACAAACCGGACTTCCTGTCGCACCAGGATCTGCTGGCCTATCTGGAGGCCTACGCCGACCGCTTCAATGCGCGCTCCTCGATCCGCTTCAACTGCGAGGTCACCGCGGTCGCCAAGGAGCGGCTCGGCTGGCGCGTCACCACGATGCAGGACGGCGTCGAGGACACCCGCCACTACGGCGCGGTGATCGTCGCGAACGGCCATCTGTGGGATCCGCGCTGGCCGTCCTTTCCCGGCACGTTCTCCGGCACGACGATCCATTCCAGCCAGTATCGCACCGCGCAGCCGTTCGACGACAAGAAGGTGCTGGTGGTCGGGATCGGCAATTCTGCCGTCGATATCGCGGTCGACCTGTGCCGGCGCGCCAGCCACGTCACCCTGTCGACGCGCACCGGCGCGCATATCATGCCGAAATATCTGATGGGAATCCCGGTCGATCGCTGGTCGGCCTTCCTGACGCGACAACTCAGACTGCCGACGCAGGTGGCGCGCCGGATCATGGCGCGGCTGATCTATCTGGCGGTCGGCAACCAGGCCCGGTTCGGCGTGCCCAAGCCGAAGCATCCGATGTGGCGCGAGCACGCCACGCTGAGTCAGGAATTGCTACCCTATGCCGGCCACGGCTGGGTGTCGTTTCGTCCGAACATCGAGACGCTCGACGGCGATGCCGTGGTGTTCACCGATGGCCGTCGCGAGCCGTTCGACGCCATCATCTACGCCACCGGCTACAAGACCAGCTTCCCGTTTCTGGCGCCGGAGATCTTTGCCGTGCCGGAGAATGGCGGCATGGTCGAGCTGTACCGCCGCATCGCGCCGCCGAACCAGCCCGGATTGTTCTTCGCCGGATTGGTGCAGCCGATCGGCCCGACGATTCCGCTGGTCGAGATCCAGGCCCGCTGGATCGCTGCCGTGCTGTCCGGCCGGGTGACGCTGCCCGATGTCGCCGAGATGGCGCTCGAAGTCCGCAGCTTCCACCAGCAGCAATTGCACACCTGGCTTCCGTCTGCGCGCTACACGCTGGAAGTCGATTTCAAGGACTACGCGGCCGAGCTGAACGGCGACATCGCGAGTGCCGCGCGCGGCAGGTCGGCGGCGGCGAAGTAA
- a CDS encoding urate hydroxylase PuuD, whose amino-acid sequence MLWQSVATEWLSLIFRWLHVVAAMGWIGSSFYFIALDLSLKPGQGLPDGVKGEAWQVHGGGFYRIVKYLVAPAAMPDELTWFKWEAYTTWLSGFVLVVIVYYLEADLFLVDKSVMDLTPLQAALFSFGSLVLAWLLYEMACRSGLARHELPFAIGGYLFLVGLTYAFTHVLSGRGAFNQIGAIIGTIMVANVFATIIPNQKKIVAALIMGDTPDPRWGAWGKERSLHNNYLTLPVIVLMISNHYPLLFGTRYNWAIVAIVLALGPVIRHFFNARHAGKKSPWWVWGVAALGMIGILLLSAAGPRDAHLGALPAKVDFAAVEEIVTSRCSMCHAAEPVWSGIVTAPKAILLDDANHIRRYAALIGRNAVWSSAMPPGNITEMTTEERATIATWLAAGAPN is encoded by the coding sequence ATGCTCTGGCAATCCGTTGCGACCGAGTGGCTCAGCCTGATTTTTCGCTGGCTGCATGTGGTGGCGGCGATGGGCTGGATCGGATCGTCGTTCTACTTCATCGCGCTCGATCTCAGCCTGAAGCCGGGGCAGGGCCTGCCGGACGGCGTCAAGGGCGAGGCGTGGCAGGTGCACGGCGGCGGCTTCTACCGCATCGTCAAATATCTGGTGGCGCCGGCGGCGATGCCCGACGAACTCACCTGGTTCAAATGGGAGGCCTATACGACCTGGCTGTCCGGCTTCGTGCTGGTGGTGATCGTGTACTACCTCGAGGCCGACCTATTCCTGGTCGATAAATCGGTGATGGATCTGACGCCGCTGCAGGCGGCGCTGTTCAGCTTCGGCAGCCTGGTGCTGGCCTGGCTGTTGTATGAGATGGCGTGCCGCTCGGGTCTTGCGCGCCACGAGCTGCCGTTCGCGATCGGTGGCTACCTGTTCCTGGTCGGGTTGACCTACGCCTTCACCCATGTGCTGAGCGGCCGCGGCGCCTTCAACCAGATCGGCGCCATCATCGGCACCATCATGGTCGCCAACGTGTTCGCCACCATCATTCCGAACCAGAAGAAGATCGTCGCCGCGCTGATCATGGGGGACACGCCGGACCCGCGCTGGGGGGCGTGGGGCAAGGAGCGGTCGCTGCACAACAATTACCTGACGCTGCCGGTGATCGTGCTGATGATCAGCAACCATTACCCGCTGTTGTTCGGCACCCGCTACAATTGGGCGATCGTCGCCATCGTGCTGGCGCTCGGCCCGGTGATCCGGCATTTCTTCAACGCCCGCCACGCCGGCAAGAAGTCGCCCTGGTGGGTGTGGGGCGTGGCCGCGCTGGGCATGATCGGAATTCTGCTGCTCTCGGCGGCGGGTCCGCGCGACGCGCATCTCGGCGCGCTGCCCGCGAAGGTCGATTTCGCCGCGGTCGAGGAGATCGTCACGAGCCGCTGCAGCATGTGCCACGCCGCCGAGCCGGTGTGGTCGGGCATCGTCACGGCACCCAAAGCGATCCTGCTGGACGATGCCAACCATATCCGCCGCTATGCCGCGCTGATCGGCCGCAACGCCGTGTGGTCGAGCGCCATGCCGCCCGGCAACATCACCGAAATGACCACCGAGGAGCGCGCCACCATCGCCACCTGGCTGGCCGCTGGAGCCCCGAACTGA
- a CDS encoding HWE histidine kinase domain-containing protein, protein MLTTVDNVDLTNCDREPIHIPGSIQSHGCLLACDGSVAMVRRHSVNTAAVLGLAGREINGATLDDLIGEQATHDIRNAVARWGNLPRPGLMTNVRLAHSPGLFNIAVHRHQGINIVEFEPANAAETTSPLELSRLLMGRIAQVADINQLFDTGARLLRAALGYDRVMIYRFAPDGAGQVISEAKRGDLESFHGQHFPASDIPQQARVLYLQNTIRIVSDSNGERIAIEPEIDASGEPLDLSFAHLRSVSAVHCEYLRNMAVGASMSISIVNGGRLWGLIACHHYEPRVLPMEKRVAAEMFGEFFSMQLEALIQKQRIAAAARARECLDRLMLNVAPHGEVEELLRDSVQDFTALMPCDGVGLYINRTWTTYGTVPPAAAVPVLMAFVSSVAEGDVWATNALSERLPSADAYRADVSGVLAVPLSQLPRDYLVFFRKEVLQTVNWGGDPTKRYESGPLGDRLTPRKSFAIWKQEVDRQSLPWLANEREAAEAARIALVEVVMRHSELLAEERHKTDLRQKMLNEELNHRVKNILALIKSLVSHPVELGHSIEDYVKSLKGRIQALSLAHDQVIRGGGGGGLRALIDAELSPYRDSVADISLDGPDVLLDSRAFSVLALVLHELATNAAKYGALSVKDGRLSLRWERTDEGDCEIRWLERDGPRVGAIAKPGFGSMLIGRSVPYDLGGVSEVDYAEEGARVKLLIPGRFVTWTAPLAKPDLPARVVNATPQASMRGLSILMVEDQLLIAMDVQTMLAQEGAGTVETASSVKEAMHSLTIFQPDIAILDVNLGNGSSLPVAQALVARGIPFVFATGHGETSLIPSELGHVPIVRKPYDVTTLIAALTLAMGKNG, encoded by the coding sequence ATGCTGACTACCGTTGATAACGTCGATCTGACCAATTGCGATCGCGAGCCGATCCATATCCCCGGCAGTATTCAGTCGCACGGCTGTCTGCTGGCCTGTGACGGGTCGGTTGCGATGGTGCGCCGTCATTCGGTCAATACCGCTGCGGTGCTCGGCCTCGCCGGCCGCGAGATCAACGGTGCCACGCTCGACGATCTGATCGGCGAGCAAGCCACGCACGATATCCGCAACGCGGTGGCGCGCTGGGGCAATCTGCCGCGTCCGGGCCTGATGACCAACGTCCGGCTGGCGCATTCGCCCGGCCTGTTCAACATCGCGGTGCATCGCCACCAGGGCATCAACATCGTCGAATTCGAGCCCGCCAACGCGGCCGAGACGACCTCGCCGCTGGAACTTTCGCGGCTGCTGATGGGGCGGATCGCCCAGGTCGCCGACATCAATCAGCTGTTCGACACCGGCGCGCGGCTGCTGCGCGCCGCACTCGGCTACGACCGCGTGATGATCTATCGCTTCGCCCCGGACGGCGCCGGCCAGGTCATCAGCGAGGCCAAACGCGGCGATCTCGAGAGTTTTCACGGCCAGCACTTTCCTGCCAGCGACATTCCGCAGCAGGCCCGCGTGCTCTATTTGCAGAACACCATCCGCATCGTGTCGGATTCCAATGGCGAGCGGATTGCGATCGAGCCTGAGATCGACGCCTCCGGCGAGCCGCTCGACCTGTCGTTCGCGCATCTGCGCAGCGTCTCGGCGGTGCATTGCGAGTATCTGCGCAACATGGCCGTGGGCGCGTCGATGTCGATCTCGATCGTCAATGGCGGCAGGCTGTGGGGGCTGATCGCCTGCCACCATTACGAGCCGCGCGTGCTGCCGATGGAAAAGCGCGTTGCCGCCGAAATGTTCGGCGAGTTCTTCTCGATGCAGCTCGAGGCCCTGATCCAGAAGCAGCGCATCGCGGCCGCCGCGCGCGCGCGCGAATGCCTCGATCGGCTGATGCTGAACGTTGCGCCGCATGGCGAGGTCGAAGAGCTGCTGCGCGATAGCGTGCAGGATTTCACCGCGCTGATGCCGTGCGACGGCGTCGGGCTCTACATCAACCGCACCTGGACCACCTATGGCACGGTGCCGCCCGCGGCGGCGGTGCCGGTATTGATGGCGTTCGTGAGTTCGGTGGCCGAGGGCGACGTCTGGGCCACCAATGCGCTGAGCGAACGGCTGCCGAGCGCGGACGCCTACCGCGCCGACGTGTCCGGCGTGCTGGCGGTGCCGCTGTCGCAACTGCCGCGCGACTATTTGGTGTTCTTCCGTAAAGAGGTCTTGCAGACCGTGAACTGGGGCGGCGATCCCACCAAGCGTTACGAGAGCGGCCCGCTGGGCGACCGTCTGACGCCGCGCAAGAGTTTTGCGATCTGGAAGCAGGAGGTGGATCGGCAATCACTCCCCTGGCTCGCCAATGAGCGCGAAGCGGCGGAAGCCGCGCGCATCGCGCTGGTGGAAGTGGTGATGCGCCATAGCGAGTTGTTGGCCGAAGAGCGCCACAAGACCGATTTGCGCCAGAAGATGCTCAATGAGGAGCTCAACCACCGTGTCAAGAATATCCTGGCGCTGATCAAGTCGCTGGTCTCGCACCCGGTCGAACTCGGCCACAGTATCGAAGACTATGTGAAGTCCTTGAAGGGCCGCATCCAGGCGCTGTCGCTGGCGCATGACCAGGTGATCCGCGGCGGTGGCGGTGGCGGGCTTCGTGCGTTGATCGATGCCGAGCTTTCGCCGTACCGGGATTCAGTGGCCGACATTTCGCTCGACGGTCCTGACGTACTGCTCGATTCGCGCGCGTTTTCCGTGCTGGCGCTGGTGCTGCATGAGCTTGCCACCAACGCCGCCAAATATGGCGCGCTGTCGGTCAAGGACGGCCGGCTGTCGTTGCGCTGGGAGCGTACCGACGAGGGCGATTGCGAGATCCGCTGGCTGGAGCGCGATGGCCCGCGCGTCGGCGCGATCGCCAAGCCCGGCTTCGGCTCGATGCTGATCGGCCGCAGCGTTCCCTACGATCTCGGCGGCGTGAGTGAGGTCGATTATGCGGAGGAGGGCGCGCGGGTCAAACTGCTGATCCCCGGCCGCTTCGTCACCTGGACGGCGCCGCTGGCCAAACCCGACCTTCCAGCCCGGGTCGTCAACGCGACGCCGCAGGCGTCGATGCGCGGGCTGAGCATCCTGATGGTCGAGGACCAGTTGCTGATAGCGATGGATGTGCAGACCATGCTGGCGCAGGAGGGCGCGGGAACGGTGGAAACCGCCTCCTCGGTGAAGGAGGCAATGCATAGTCTGACGATCTTCCAGCCGGATATTGCGATCCTCGACGTCAACCTCGGCAATGGTAGCTCGCTTCCGGTCGCGCAGGCCTTGGTTGCGCGTGGCATCCCGTTCGTATTCGCGACCGGCCACGGCGAGACCAGCCTGATCCCAAGCGAACTCGGTCATGTTCCGATCGTGCGCAAGCCATACGACGTCACTACGCTGATCGCGGCGCTGACATTGGCGATGGGGAAGAACGGCTAG
- a CDS encoding sigma-70 family RNA polymerase sigma factor gives MRGRDDEWTDWMRSANAGDEAAYRRLLVSVAPVLRAGARRGLARAGQPPDQAEDIVQDILLAVHLKRHTWKVDAPFAPWLFAIARNKLIDALRRRGRRVFVNIDDFAEVLPGAEPAETLPAGELATHLAGLPARQREVLQSIAVESVSIRDTARKMAMSEGAVRVALHRGLAKLASQLRKE, from the coding sequence GTGCGCGGACGTGACGACGAATGGACCGATTGGATGCGGTCGGCCAATGCAGGCGATGAGGCGGCCTACCGGCGGCTGCTGGTGTCGGTCGCGCCGGTGCTGCGCGCCGGCGCGCGGCGCGGCCTGGCGCGGGCCGGACAGCCGCCGGACCAGGCCGAGGATATTGTGCAGGACATCTTGCTGGCAGTGCATCTGAAGCGACACACCTGGAAGGTCGACGCGCCGTTCGCGCCGTGGCTGTTTGCGATCGCACGCAACAAGCTGATCGATGCGCTGCGCCGTCGCGGCCGCCGGGTGTTCGTCAACATCGACGATTTCGCCGAGGTGTTGCCTGGCGCGGAGCCGGCCGAGACATTGCCGGCCGGCGAACTCGCCACGCATCTGGCGGGACTGCCGGCGCGGCAGCGCGAGGTGCTGCAGTCGATCGCGGTGGAAAGCGTCTCGATCAGGGACACCGCGCGAAAAATGGCGATGAGCGAAGGCGCGGTGCGGGTGGCACTGCATCGCGGGCTGGCGAAGCTGGCGTCCCAGTTGCGGAAGGAATGA
- a CDS encoding enoyl-CoA hydratase codes for MSSFEHILVERHGAVGILRLNRPKMLNALSFGVFGEIKIAIDDLESDDAIGCIIVTGSEKAFAAGADIKEMQPKTFIDMYQSDFTAIGGDRVATCRKPTIAAVSGYALGGGCELAMMCDIIVAADTAKFGQPEITLGTIPGIGGTQRLTRAIGKSKAMDLCLTGRMMDAAEAERAGLVSRVVPADKLMEEVIAMAEKIAGMSRPVASMAKDAVNRAFETPLHEGLKVERDLFHATFALDDRREGMAAFIEKRKPVNTNR; via the coding sequence ATGAGCAGCTTCGAACACATCCTCGTCGAACGCCACGGCGCCGTCGGCATCCTCCGTCTCAACCGTCCGAAAATGCTCAACGCCCTGTCGTTCGGCGTGTTCGGCGAAATCAAAATCGCGATCGACGATCTCGAATCCGATGACGCCATCGGCTGCATCATCGTCACCGGCAGCGAGAAGGCATTCGCCGCCGGCGCCGACATCAAGGAGATGCAGCCGAAGACCTTCATCGACATGTACCAGAGCGACTTCACCGCGATCGGCGGCGACCGCGTGGCCACCTGCCGCAAGCCGACCATCGCTGCCGTCTCCGGCTACGCGCTCGGCGGCGGCTGCGAACTGGCGATGATGTGCGATATCATCGTGGCCGCCGACACCGCGAAATTCGGCCAGCCGGAAATCACGCTCGGCACCATTCCGGGCATCGGCGGCACGCAGCGCCTGACGCGCGCGATCGGCAAGTCGAAGGCGATGGATCTCTGCCTCACCGGCCGCATGATGGACGCCGCGGAGGCCGAACGCGCAGGCCTCGTCAGCCGCGTCGTGCCCGCGGACAAATTGATGGAAGAAGTGATCGCGATGGCCGAGAAGATCGCAGGCATGTCGCGCCCGGTGGCGTCGATGGCCAAGGACGCCGTCAACCGCGCCTTCGAGACACCGCTCCATGAAGGCCTCAAGGTCGAACGCGACCTGTTCCACGCCACCTTTGCGCTGGACGACCGCCGCGAGGGCATGGCCGCCTTCATCGAGAAGCGCAAACCGGTCAACACGAACCGCTAG
- a CDS encoding NrsF family protein: MDTERLIRTLAADAAPRRPVGLWLTAALLLALPVAALIMLSSIGLRPDIRSAMRTPLFDLKFVVTLALAIPALAISLHLSRPEATLRGRGWWLLAPLVILALGAAAEMAMPDRLPMGARWMGHNAMLCLSVIPLLALPILAAALLALRQGAPSRPALAGAVAGLLSAGLAATLYAAHCIDDSPLFVATWYTLATALVAAIGALAGARWLKY, encoded by the coding sequence ATGGATACCGAACGCCTGATCCGGACCCTGGCCGCCGACGCCGCGCCGCGCCGCCCGGTGGGCTTGTGGTTGACGGCCGCGCTGCTGCTCGCGCTGCCGGTCGCTGCGCTCATTATGCTGTCGTCCATCGGCCTGCGCCCGGATATTCGCAGCGCCATGCGGACGCCGCTGTTCGATCTGAAATTCGTGGTGACGCTGGCGCTGGCGATCCCGGCGCTGGCGATCAGCCTGCATCTGTCGCGGCCGGAGGCGACGCTGCGCGGTCGCGGCTGGTGGCTGCTGGCGCCGCTGGTGATCCTGGCGCTCGGTGCTGCCGCCGAAATGGCGATGCCGGACCGGCTGCCGATGGGGGCTCGCTGGATGGGCCACAATGCGATGCTGTGCCTGAGCGTGATCCCGTTGCTGGCACTGCCGATCCTGGCGGCAGCGCTGCTGGCGTTGCGCCAGGGCGCGCCGTCACGCCCGGCGCTGGCGGGGGCGGTGGCGGGACTGCTGTCGGCGGGGCTGGCGGCGACGCTGTACGCCGCGCATTGCATCGACGACTCGCCGCTGTTCGTCGCGACCTGGTACACATTGGCGACCGCACTGGTCGCCGCGATCGGCGCGCTCGCCGGCGCGAGATGGCTGAAGTACTAG
- a CDS encoding GGDEF domain-containing protein, whose translation MTAALSAILTPNNGDFDSVDGELLAESLERRRRHRRHTLIVAATFHAANIVLLTMFAVAGTVSAPVALGFAGCVAVTLGIFWGLSEGGISDGWNDHSFALPYAAATLLLLLSFIAIAPQVAVVFLLALLLVAQMAGMRATPRQGLIVWLVISAGVVLLYWLAELPLLLPVANGQERFATLMTFSLTIARVIYIGVFAGSMRGALYRRRIELEAAYKRIEELAELDELTGSYNRRCIMRILGDEAVRAQRSQSPCSVALIDLDWFKRINDTYGHPTGDEVLRTFAITMFANIRSIDKFGRYGGEEFLLVLPDTPHDMAVQMLDRLRMIVATLDWSAFSHGLRVTISAGVATLAPDELPVTLLARADAALYAAKAGGRNLIASN comes from the coding sequence ATGACCGCAGCACTTTCCGCCATCCTGACCCCGAACAACGGCGATTTCGATTCCGTTGACGGCGAGCTCCTTGCCGAATCGCTGGAGCGGCGACGGCGACACCGGCGCCACACCCTGATCGTCGCCGCCACCTTTCATGCCGCGAACATCGTCCTGCTGACGATGTTCGCGGTCGCCGGCACGGTCTCCGCGCCTGTCGCGCTCGGTTTCGCCGGCTGCGTCGCCGTCACCCTCGGGATATTCTGGGGCTTGTCCGAAGGCGGCATCAGCGATGGCTGGAATGACCACTCCTTCGCCCTGCCCTATGCCGCCGCGACGCTGCTGCTGCTGCTGAGTTTCATCGCTATCGCCCCGCAGGTGGCGGTAGTGTTTCTGCTGGCGCTGCTGCTGGTCGCCCAGATGGCCGGCATGCGCGCGACGCCGCGGCAGGGCCTGATCGTCTGGCTGGTGATCAGCGCCGGCGTCGTGCTGCTGTACTGGCTCGCCGAACTGCCGCTGCTATTGCCGGTCGCCAACGGCCAGGAGCGCTTCGCCACGCTGATGACCTTCTCGCTCACCATAGCCCGTGTGATCTATATCGGCGTGTTCGCCGGCTCGATGCGCGGGGCGCTGTATCGCCGCCGCATCGAACTGGAAGCCGCCTATAAAAGAATCGAGGAGCTGGCCGAGCTCGACGAGCTCACCGGATCCTACAATCGCCGCTGCATCATGCGGATACTCGGCGACGAAGCGGTCCGCGCGCAACGCAGCCAGTCGCCCTGCTCGGTCGCGCTGATCGACCTCGACTGGTTCAAACGCATCAACGACACCTATGGCCATCCGACCGGCGACGAAGTACTGCGCACCTTCGCCATCACGATGTTCGCCAATATTCGCTCGATCGACAAATTCGGTCGCTATGGCGGCGAGGAATTCCTGCTGGTGCTGCCGGACACGCCGCATGATATGGCGGTGCAAATGCTCGATCGGCTGCGCATGATCGTCGCGACGCTGGACTGGAGCGCGTTTTCCCATGGCCTGCGCGTGACCATCTCGGCCGGCGTCGCGACGCTTGCGCCCGACGAATTGCCAGTCACCCTGCTGGCCCGCGCCGACGCGGCGCTCTACGCCGCCAAGGCCGGAGGACGTAACTTGATAGCAAGCAACTAG